A single region of the Ptychodera flava strain L36383 chromosome 9, AS_Pfla_20210202, whole genome shotgun sequence genome encodes:
- the LOC139140427 gene encoding tRNA (cytosine(38)-C(5))-methyltransferase-like — MALKVLELYSGIGGMHYAVKNIGVQVEVVAAIDINTIANEVYRHNFPHSNLMQRSIEGVTTKDFDKWKSDVLLMSPPCQPFTRVGLQADSADPRTRSFFHVLKLIQSSQNPPNFILVENVKGFENSDTRNALIESLKSCKYQFQEFLLSPNQFGIPNSRLRYFLLAKRHPHRFHFTISEKILERLPRCSADSTSKDESPIAEGEDGKTTQMDEVTDRITELTVDGAVAVSAPSLAETQSRAGDHTTCTSERTMHSEENVRHNMDSQEMTSQRETNCMAVESIEGETELSEETNNEQSDGIKCIGEFIEENNTDFSQYLIVDKILLRFGRLMDIVKPSTQRSCCFTKAYYHYVEGTGSVFQMNSTANTAETFKKFLSLPDDDTEKVSILKQLQLRYFTPREVANLMCFPPEFCFPESTSLKQRYRLLGNSLNVHVVTVLLRDYLLDSLSPM; from the exons ATGGCGCTGAAAGTTTTAGAATTGTACAGTGGAATCGGAGGAATGCATTATGCAGTAAAAA ACATTGGTGTACAGGTTGAAGTGGTCGCAGCAATTGATATCAACACCATCGCCAATGAAGTCTATCGGCACAACTTTCCCCACTCTAACCTTATGCAGAGGAGTATAGAG GGAGTCACGACCAAAGACTTTGACAAATGGAAATCTGATGTCTTACTGATGAGTCCTCCATGCCAGCCATTCACAAG GGTTGGTTTACAGGCAGACTCCGCTGATCCCAGAACTAGAAGTTTCTTTCATGTCTTGAAACTCATTCAAAG CTCTCAGAATCCCCCAAATTTTATCCTTGTTGAAAATGTTAAAGGCTTTGAAAATTCTGATACTAG GAATGCTTTAATTGAGTCGttgaaatcatgtaaatatcaaTTCCAG GAGTTCCTGTTATCACCAAATCAATTTGGAATCCCAAACTCAAGACTGAGGTACTTTCTCCTGGCCAAGAGACATCCACACAGGtttcattttacaatttcagaaaAG ATTTTGGAAAGACTTCCAAGATGTTCAGCAGACAGTACTAGTAAAGATGAGTCACCTATTGCAGAAGGGGAAGATGGCAAAACTACTCAAATGGATGAAGTTACTGACAGAATAACTGAACTCACTGTAGATGGAGCAGTAGCTGTGAGTGCGCCCTCACTGGCAGAAACTCAAAGTAGAGCTGGGGATCACACAACATGTACATCAGAAAGGACCATGCATTCAGAGGAAAATGTCAGGCATAATATGGACAGTCAAGAAATGACTTCTCAGCgcgaaacaaattgcatggCAGTGGAATCCATTGAAGGAGAAACTGAACTTTCAGAGGAAACAAATAACGAACAGAGTGATGGAATAAAGTGTATCGGGGAATTCATAGAAGAAAATAACACCGATTTTTCCCAGTACCTGATAGTAGACAAAATTCTTTTGAGATTTGGCAGGTTGATGGATATTGTAAAGCCAAGCACTCAGAGATCCTGTTGCTTCACTAAAGC GTATTATCACTATGTAGAGGGCACAGGGTCAGTCTTCCAAATGAACTCAACTGCCAAT ACTGCTgaaactttcaagaaatttttatCCTTGCCTGACGATGATACAGAGAAGGTATCGATATTAAAACAGCTACAGCTCAGATATTTTACACCGAGGGAAGTTGCTAACTTGATGTGTTTCCCACCAGAGTTCT GTTTTCCAGAATCTACATCCCTGAAACAAAGATATCGTCTCCTTGGAAACAGTCTCAATGTTCATGTTGTAACTGTCTTACTGAGAGATTATCTGTTAGACAGTCTTTCTCCAATGTAA
- the LOC139140428 gene encoding glucose-6-phosphate exchanger SLC37A4-like, protein MATKSSSFGRYLAGVYAAMYVGYMGYVSTRKSFSNVMPFVVEEKDVSKSDLGFIVSSQMVAYGISKFSSGIFVDRMSPRIMIAVGLFCCGILNLVFPLFESTTVYAILWFINGLTQGFGWPACAKIMKQWVTPAQFGTYWSILSTSMNVAGVLGPPLSIFIASSYGWEYCLQIQGSAAIVISVICFLVIRNSPSDVGLEKISTDTGGKVKTDKEVTGEDTVWDIVTSPFIWVIFVVDCVAFGVASGCIDWSQLYLIQEIGLSPELSSTFVSALQLGATIGSIAAGYITDRQIAKHGIQARGSARYPALMVFMFLLTLALHLLVFWTDKESPRLWILLIGFVIGGGTFGPVALLGVVAIEHSPAHLSGTAHAIAALGPNVGAVLAGLPLTAIANSYNWAGAFIAMEICSAIAIVIIGLTWNIPSKIGRKDIKTE, encoded by the exons ATGGCAACTAAGTCGTCGTCGTTCGGCCGGTATCTGGCTGGCGTTTACGCAGCTATGTATGTCGGTTATATGGGCTACGTGTCAACGCGAAAATCATTTTCCAATGTTATGCCATTTGTTGTTGAAGAGAAAGATGTCAGTAAGAGTGACCTCG gTTTCATTGTCAGCAGTCAGATGGTTGCCTATGGCATCAGCAAATTCTCAAGTGGAATCTTTGTGGACAGAATGAGTCCAAGAATCATGATTGCAGTGGGCCTCTTCTGTTGTGGCATTTTAAATCTTGTCTTCCCTCTCTTTGAATCCACAACAGTCTATGCCATTCTATGGTTCATCAATGGACTTACACAGGGTTTTGGTTGGCCAGCCTGTGCCAAGATAATGAAACAG TGGGTGACTCCAGCACAGTTTGGTACCTATTGGAGTATACTGTCAACCAGTATGAATGTGGCTGGAGTGCTTGGACCTCCTCTCTCAATATTCATAGCTTCATCCTATGGATGGGAATATTGCCTGCAAATACAAG GTTCTGCAGCCATTGTCATATCAGTTATATGTTTTTTGGTGATAAGGAATTCGCCCAGTGACGTCGGCTTAGAAAAAATATCTACAGACACAGGTGGCAAGGTCAAAACAGATAAAG AAGTAACAGGGGAAGACACAGTATGGGATATAGTGACCAGTCCTTTCATCTGGGTCATCTTTGTCGTCGACTGTGTGGCATTTGGTGTGGCTAGTGGTTGTATAGACTGGTCTCAACTCTACCTTATCCAGGAAATAGGTCTCAGTCCTGAACTCT CGAGTACATTTGTCAGTGCCTTACAGCTTGGTGCTACAATAGGAAGTATAGCAGCAGGCTACATCACTGACAGACAAATAGCAAAG CACGGTATACAGGCACGGGGTAGTGCAAGGTATCCTGCACTGATGGTCTTCATGTTTCTACTGACACTTGCTCTGCATCTTCTGGTCTTCTGGACAGACAAGGAATCACCGAGG CTCTGGATTCTTTTAATTGGTTTTGTGATTGGTGGCGGCACCTTTGGACCAGTTGCTCTGCTAGGGGTGGTAGCCATAGAACACTCACCAGCTCATCTCTCTGGAACAGCTCATGCAATAGCTGCACTTGGACCCAATG tcgGCGCTGTATTGGCTGGCCTGCCACTCACTGCCATAGCAAACAGCTACAACTGGGCCGGTGCGTTCATCGCCATGGAGATCTGCTCCGCCATCGCCATAGTGATTATCGGTCTGACATGGAACATTCCCAGCAAAATAGGCAGGAAAGACATCAAGACGGAATAA